From a single Cyclobacterium marinum DSM 745 genomic region:
- a CDS encoding DUF779 domain-containing protein, whose translation MEEYTPRVLVTEEAKAVIDQLKKAHNNDLMFHQSGGCCDGSSPMCFEKGDFIVGASDVWMGKVYGCDFFMNEDQFDYWKHTQLTLDVVKGRGSSFSIEIPLGIRFMIRSRLFTSEELLRLFPIMTGEEYLEK comes from the coding sequence ATGGAAGAATATACACCTCGGGTTTTGGTTACTGAAGAAGCCAAAGCCGTTATTGATCAATTGAAAAAAGCTCATAACAATGACTTAATGTTTCATCAAAGTGGTGGTTGCTGTGATGGGTCTTCGCCAATGTGTTTTGAGAAAGGTGATTTCATCGTTGGGGCGAGTGATGTATGGATGGGTAAGGTGTATGGTTGCGATTTTTTTATGAATGAAGATCAATTTGATTATTGGAAACATACCCAGTTAACTTTAGATGTGGTTAAGGGTAGGGGGAGTAGTTTCTCCATTGAGATTCCTTTAGGTATACGATTTATGATCCGTTCTCGATTGTTTACCTCTGAAGAACTTCTTCGCCTATTTCCCATAATGACAGGTGAGGAATATTTAGAAAAGTGA
- a CDS encoding amidohydrolase — protein MKYLPIRIIAELKFNLLFFVGWTCFSLACTPSSNMDEATLVFKGGTIYTQDAENSIAGALAIKDSLILFVGLEEEVDAFIGPQTRIIDFSGKIMTPGWIEGHGHFMEMGYSQLNLDLSTAATYEEIVARVKEATANTIPGQWIIGHSWHQSKWETQPDETVNGLPLHNSLSISSPDHPVVLFHVSGHALLANAKAMEIAKIGPLNQEMNNHKKLAGGEIIRDKNGNPTGIFNENAMDLIIGHLPENSLERNIQAFNLAQKACHSKGITGFHDAGVSQETLNFYQKLHGEGQLKTRMYLMLAGNDKDLLEDWYHKGPLIDPMLTVRSIKLMADGALGTRGAWLLEEYSDQSGHFGHETMPMSEVYQTALKGIEHGFQIATHAIGDKANQEVLNQYQKAFETTGSKGNQHRFRIEHVQHLHPEDIPRFAQLGIIPSMQAIHLSSDRPWAIDRLGKKRILDGAYVWQALLATGTPLINGTDVPVEPLSPIENFYASVTRKTLKGEPESGYEPEQKMTREQALKSYTLSPAFGAFEEKIKGSIATGKLADLVILNQDIMKIKEDQILNTNVMMTIIGGEIVYQHEE, from the coding sequence ATGAAATATTTACCCATAAGAATTATAGCGGAGTTAAAATTTAACTTGTTGTTTTTTGTTGGGTGGACTTGCTTCTCCTTAGCCTGTACCCCATCCTCAAATATGGATGAAGCCACGTTGGTTTTCAAAGGGGGCACCATCTATACCCAAGATGCGGAAAATTCAATCGCAGGAGCGCTTGCCATTAAAGATTCTCTCATTCTATTTGTAGGTTTAGAGGAAGAAGTTGATGCTTTTATTGGACCACAGACCCGAATAATTGATTTTTCCGGTAAAATAATGACTCCAGGATGGATAGAAGGTCATGGCCATTTTATGGAAATGGGATATAGCCAATTGAACTTAGACCTATCCACGGCCGCCACCTATGAAGAAATTGTTGCTAGGGTAAAAGAAGCTACCGCCAATACAATTCCCGGTCAATGGATTATTGGCCATAGTTGGCACCAAAGCAAGTGGGAAACCCAACCTGATGAAACGGTCAATGGGTTACCATTGCATAATTCACTAAGTATCAGCAGCCCTGATCATCCTGTAGTCCTGTTTCACGTAAGTGGACATGCGCTTCTTGCCAATGCAAAGGCGATGGAAATTGCAAAAATCGGCCCCTTGAATCAAGAAATGAACAATCATAAAAAGCTAGCTGGTGGTGAAATTATAAGGGATAAAAATGGAAATCCGACCGGAATCTTTAATGAAAATGCCATGGACTTGATAATTGGACACCTACCCGAAAATAGTTTAGAAAGGAATATTCAAGCCTTTAATTTGGCTCAAAAGGCTTGCCATAGTAAGGGCATTACCGGCTTTCATGATGCCGGAGTAAGCCAAGAGACTTTAAATTTTTATCAAAAGCTACATGGGGAGGGCCAGCTTAAAACAAGAATGTACCTTATGCTCGCAGGCAATGACAAAGACTTATTGGAGGATTGGTACCACAAAGGCCCACTGATTGACCCCATGCTTACTGTGCGCTCCATAAAATTAATGGCTGATGGGGCCTTAGGAACAAGGGGTGCTTGGTTACTGGAAGAATACTCAGACCAAAGCGGTCATTTTGGACATGAAACCATGCCGATGTCTGAAGTATATCAGACAGCTTTAAAAGGTATTGAACACGGGTTTCAGATAGCTACACATGCCATTGGAGACAAGGCCAATCAGGAAGTACTTAACCAATACCAAAAAGCATTCGAGACAACAGGTTCCAAAGGCAATCAGCATAGATTTAGAATAGAACATGTACAACATCTTCATCCGGAGGATATCCCTAGATTTGCACAATTAGGGATCATTCCTTCGATGCAAGCCATTCATTTATCTTCAGATAGACCTTGGGCAATTGATCGCCTTGGAAAAAAACGGATTCTAGATGGAGCATATGTATGGCAAGCACTTTTGGCTACAGGCACGCCTCTTATTAATGGAACCGATGTTCCTGTGGAACCCCTGTCTCCTATAGAGAATTTCTATGCAAGCGTTACACGTAAAACGCTAAAGGGAGAACCGGAGTCCGGGTATGAACCTGAGCAAAAAATGACGAGGGAACAAGCACTAAAATCCTATACCCTATCACCTGCTTTTGGGGCCTTTGAAGAAAAAATTAAAGGCAGTATCGCTACCGGAAAATTAGCAGATCTGGTAATATTAAATCAAGACATTATGAAAATAAAGGAAGACCAAATCCTTAATACCAATGTAATGATGACCATTATCGGAGGTGAGATTGTTTATCAACACGAAGAGTAA
- a CDS encoding antibiotic biosynthesis monooxygenase family protein, translating into MEKISSTPKPPYYAVIFTSIKGQNLVNYAEVALHIENLVKSQPGYLGHDSASAEIGITVSYWKDLESIKAWKNQKDHSLAQVQGKSSWYRHYKVRICKVEKEYGI; encoded by the coding sequence ATGGAAAAAATTAGCTCAACTCCTAAACCTCCCTATTATGCCGTTATTTTCACCAGCATTAAAGGACAAAACCTGGTAAATTATGCTGAGGTGGCATTGCACATAGAAAACTTGGTAAAATCACAACCCGGATATCTAGGTCATGATTCAGCAAGCGCTGAAATAGGAATTACCGTTAGTTACTGGAAAGACTTGGAATCAATTAAAGCCTGGAAAAACCAAAAAGACCACAGCTTGGCTCAGGTTCAAGGAAAATCTTCTTGGTATAGGCATTATAAAGTCCGTATTTGTAAAGTAGAAAAAGAATATGGAATTTGA
- a CDS encoding cytochrome ubiquinol oxidase subunit I yields MDVEILSRVQFAFTIAFHYIYPPLSIGLGLIMVIMESLYLRTGDKEYEILAKFWTKIFALTFGIGVATGIVMEFEFGTNWATYSRYVGDVFGSALAAEGIFAFALESGFLGVLLFGWNRVKPWVHWIATLGVFLGSMFSAVWIVIANSWQQTPAGFHIVGEGMEARAEIIDFWEMVFNPSSMDRLVHTWQGAFLAGAFLVLSVHAYYIRKGRYLDISKKAFKIALIVATVFSLAQLISGHSSANGVAVNQPAKLAAFEGHFEENAAAPMYLFGWVDKSSQTVTGLSIPGGLSYLLHYEFGAPVTGLNAFPEEDRPSQVNAVFQFYHIMISIGMFLIVLTIAACIQWYRGKLFESRRLLWVFSFAVILPQIANQVGWFAAEMGRQPWVVYGLLRTSDALSKTVTANQVLFSLILFFIVYTILLLLFLYLLNKKIKHGPYDEEEDLDRPFQHDVAASFSPDK; encoded by the coding sequence ATGGATGTAGAAATTCTCTCCAGAGTACAATTTGCCTTCACCATTGCTTTTCATTACATCTATCCTCCCTTAAGTATTGGGCTGGGATTGATCATGGTTATCATGGAAAGTCTCTATTTGCGAACAGGAGATAAAGAATATGAGATTTTGGCAAAGTTTTGGACCAAAATTTTTGCTTTAACCTTTGGAATAGGTGTTGCAACCGGCATTGTAATGGAGTTTGAATTTGGTACCAATTGGGCCACTTACTCCCGTTATGTTGGCGATGTATTTGGAAGTGCCTTGGCGGCAGAGGGGATTTTTGCTTTTGCCTTGGAAAGTGGGTTTTTAGGAGTATTACTTTTTGGTTGGAATCGCGTAAAACCATGGGTTCACTGGATAGCGACCTTGGGCGTGTTTTTAGGCTCTATGTTTTCGGCGGTGTGGATAGTCATTGCAAATAGTTGGCAACAAACACCTGCTGGTTTTCATATTGTGGGAGAAGGCATGGAAGCCAGGGCAGAGATTATAGATTTTTGGGAAATGGTATTTAATCCTTCCAGCATGGACCGGCTTGTTCATACCTGGCAGGGAGCGTTTTTAGCAGGAGCATTTTTGGTTTTGAGTGTTCATGCCTATTACATAAGAAAAGGAAGGTATCTAGACATTTCAAAAAAAGCATTTAAAATTGCATTGATTGTTGCTACTGTTTTTTCCTTGGCTCAATTGATTTCCGGGCATAGTTCTGCCAATGGAGTAGCTGTTAATCAACCGGCAAAATTGGCTGCTTTTGAAGGGCATTTTGAAGAAAATGCTGCCGCTCCCATGTATTTGTTCGGTTGGGTAGATAAATCTTCACAAACAGTAACTGGCTTAAGTATTCCCGGTGGTTTATCCTATTTATTGCATTATGAATTTGGTGCGCCTGTTACAGGTTTAAATGCCTTTCCGGAGGAAGACCGGCCTTCTCAAGTGAATGCAGTTTTTCAATTTTATCATATTATGATCAGCATTGGTATGTTTTTAATTGTACTTACCATTGCCGCGTGTATTCAATGGTACAGAGGAAAGCTTTTTGAAAGCAGGAGGCTGCTTTGGGTGTTTTCTTTTGCTGTAATATTACCTCAAATAGCCAACCAAGTGGGCTGGTTTGCCGCTGAAATGGGAAGGCAACCTTGGGTAGTTTATGGTTTATTAAGAACGAGTGATGCTTTAAGCAAAACTGTAACCGCTAATCAGGTGTTGTTTTCGTTAATCTTATTTTTTATCGTCTACACCATACTTTTACTCTTGTTTCTTTACTTGCTCAACAAAAAAATAAAACATGGTCCTTACGATGAAGAGGAGGACTTGGATCGGCCTTTTCAGCATGATGTTGCAGCTTCGTTTTCACCTGATAAATAA
- the cydB gene encoding cytochrome d ubiquinol oxidase subunit II, which translates to METLFGIDYPTLWFLVVGGLFSGYAILDGFDFGAGAWHLFFKKEKSRRLALNAIGPVWDGNEVWLVIGGGALFAGFPVMYATLFSGMYVPFMLFLLVIIMRAVSIEFRSKEPMLWWRKMWDISYSISSIMLPFLLGIVLGNVLLGMPLGEGFEYEGEGFLSFLNPYAIMVGISTLALMMSHGAIYLLLKTEGRMYAKLKLLLKKGMIFFMVSFSITSLYTLIYIPHLSDTFRGNPELFVVPLAALLCIANVPRLANKKKFGKAFLFSSLTISLLLVLVAIELYPNLLYSTLDPKYTITVYNAASSDKSLGIMLTFAAIGAPLVLGYTAFVYVTFRGKVKIDETSY; encoded by the coding sequence ATGGAAACCTTATTTGGAATCGATTATCCCACCCTTTGGTTTTTAGTTGTAGGAGGTTTATTTTCAGGCTATGCTATCTTGGATGGTTTTGATTTTGGTGCCGGGGCCTGGCATTTGTTCTTTAAAAAAGAAAAAAGCAGAAGATTGGCCCTTAATGCCATAGGTCCGGTTTGGGATGGAAACGAAGTTTGGTTGGTGATTGGAGGTGGAGCTCTTTTTGCAGGTTTTCCTGTTATGTACGCCACCTTATTCTCAGGCATGTATGTTCCTTTTATGTTATTTTTATTGGTGATCATTATGCGGGCAGTTTCTATAGAGTTTCGAAGCAAGGAACCCATGCTTTGGTGGAGAAAAATGTGGGACATTTCCTATTCAATTTCTAGTATCATGTTGCCATTTTTACTTGGAATAGTTCTAGGTAATGTGCTTTTGGGCATGCCCCTTGGAGAAGGGTTTGAATATGAGGGGGAAGGTTTTTTGAGCTTTCTGAACCCTTATGCAATAATGGTTGGCATATCAACACTTGCCCTCATGATGTCACATGGTGCCATTTACCTTTTATTGAAAACAGAAGGAAGAATGTATGCAAAACTCAAACTTTTATTAAAGAAGGGGATGATTTTCTTTATGGTAAGTTTTAGTATTACTTCCTTGTATACCCTCATTTATATTCCGCATCTATCTGATACTTTTAGAGGCAATCCGGAACTATTTGTGGTTCCATTGGCAGCCTTGCTATGTATCGCCAATGTGCCTAGGCTAGCCAATAAAAAAAAGTTCGGAAAAGCATTTCTTTTTTCATCCCTAACAATTAGTTTGTTGCTTGTTTTGGTGGCCATTGAATTGTATCCCAACCTTTTGTATTCAACCCTAGATCCCAAATACACAATTACCGTATACAATGCTGCTTCCTCAGATAAATCTTTAGGAATAATGCTCACTTTTGCTGCTATTGGAGCCCCTTTGGTTTTGGGATATACCGCCTTCGTTTATGTAACTTTTAGGGGAAAAGTAAAAATAGACGAAACTAGTTATTGA
- a CDS encoding SMP-30/gluconolactonase/LRE family protein, translated as MKRIGIIIITIFCFSSVYGQHLDIANPALLNIVDENSQVIKLHDGFQFTEGPVWNEEGQYLLFSDIPANTIFKLEPTGEIVSYRKPSQNSNGLTFDKEGNLIIAEHSGRKISKISPEGNYSTIVDNYMGTKLNSPNDVIVDSQGAIYFTDPPYGRPKDASDTLSFNGVYKYSKGEIHLISDDLYRPNGIALSPDERSLYVANSGQPKQFVKYAISKSGKIGKGKVFFDASGLSGEGNPDGIKVDPEGNIFATGPGGVLVLTENGELLGTIKFPETPANLAFGGHDMKTLFVTARTGLYSIRLK; from the coding sequence ATGAAAAGGATTGGAATAATTATTATAACTATCTTTTGCTTCTCTTCAGTATATGGGCAGCATTTAGATATAGCTAATCCGGCACTTTTAAATATAGTTGATGAGAACAGTCAGGTTATTAAATTACATGATGGTTTTCAGTTTACCGAAGGTCCGGTTTGGAATGAGGAAGGTCAATATTTATTATTTAGTGATATTCCTGCCAATACAATATTTAAACTTGAGCCTACCGGTGAAATCGTTTCCTATAGAAAACCCAGTCAAAATTCTAATGGGCTAACTTTTGATAAAGAAGGAAACTTGATAATTGCTGAACACAGTGGCAGGAAAATAAGCAAGATAAGCCCCGAAGGCAATTATTCTACGATAGTAGATAATTATATGGGCACCAAACTAAACAGTCCCAATGATGTGATCGTGGATAGTCAAGGTGCTATTTATTTTACAGATCCTCCATATGGCAGGCCGAAAGATGCATCTGATACATTATCTTTTAATGGAGTCTATAAATATTCTAAGGGAGAAATCCATTTGATTTCGGATGACCTCTATAGACCCAATGGTATTGCTTTGTCTCCAGATGAACGTAGCCTATACGTAGCCAATTCGGGTCAACCCAAGCAATTTGTTAAATATGCTATCAGTAAATCAGGCAAAATAGGGAAGGGTAAAGTTTTTTTTGATGCATCAGGATTATCTGGGGAAGGTAATCCTGATGGTATTAAAGTAGATCCTGAAGGAAATATATTTGCTACCGGGCCCGGAGGAGTTTTAGTCTTAACCGAAAATGGGGAATTGCTAGGTACAATTAAATTTCCGGAAACGCCTGCCAACCTGGCTTTTGGAGGGCATGATATGAAAACCCTTTTCGTAACGGCTAGGACAGGATTGTACTCCATTCGACTGAAATAG
- a CDS encoding mandelate racemase/muconate lactonizing enzyme family protein: MDSGRRKFIQKAGLGSAAGLIGTSGKLHLNKNPELYKNKAIGQALTEPILSIPELKEPVWIASIELLRRKDNFICRVRSKGGVEGISVSNNMQMVYLYPIFLHRIQPFFIQKDARDLESLLEEVYVYKSNYKLQSLALWVPLATLEFAILDLLGKLTDKSIAMLIGKIHNPKIAVYQANNFRGKSAEESINLIEAQVGETGAKALKFKVGGRMSNDKDFPPGRTEKLIPLIRERFGANMAIYADSNGSYSVKEAIRIGEILQEYKFDFFEEPVPFDWYEETLEVNKSLKIPIAGGEQEPSIHNFKWLIEKDALDIIQPDIFYFGGMIRSMRVSKMAAIKGKDCTPHISGSGLGYLYMLHFVSAIPNAGPFHEFKGLNQEIPFECATSDLSIINGMVSVPTGAGLGVTLDPDFVKAHKKVKG, translated from the coding sequence ATGGATTCAGGAAGAAGAAAATTCATCCAAAAGGCAGGGTTGGGATCTGCTGCCGGATTGATTGGAACGAGTGGAAAGCTTCATTTGAATAAAAACCCTGAATTGTATAAAAACAAGGCCATAGGACAGGCATTAACAGAGCCTATTTTAAGTATTCCTGAATTAAAAGAACCCGTTTGGATTGCATCAATTGAGCTGTTAAGGAGGAAGGATAATTTTATTTGTCGGGTTAGGTCTAAAGGTGGTGTAGAAGGTATATCTGTTAGTAACAATATGCAAATGGTATACCTTTACCCCATTTTTTTACATCGTATTCAACCCTTTTTTATTCAAAAGGATGCGAGGGATCTTGAGTCATTGTTAGAAGAAGTATATGTATACAAGAGCAATTACAAATTGCAAAGTTTGGCGTTGTGGGTACCTTTAGCCACGCTGGAATTTGCTATTTTAGATTTGTTAGGGAAATTAACCGACAAAAGTATTGCTATGCTTATTGGTAAAATCCATAACCCTAAAATAGCTGTTTATCAGGCCAATAATTTTAGAGGTAAATCAGCAGAAGAATCCATAAACCTAATCGAAGCTCAGGTTGGCGAAACAGGCGCCAAAGCATTGAAATTTAAAGTAGGAGGGAGAATGAGTAATGACAAGGACTTCCCTCCAGGAAGGACTGAGAAATTGATTCCTTTAATAAGGGAAAGATTCGGTGCAAATATGGCTATTTATGCTGATTCGAACGGATCGTATTCAGTAAAAGAGGCAATCAGAATTGGTGAAATATTGCAAGAATATAAGTTTGATTTTTTTGAGGAACCAGTCCCATTTGATTGGTATGAAGAAACACTAGAAGTAAATAAATCATTGAAGATCCCAATCGCTGGAGGTGAGCAAGAACCAAGCATACATAACTTTAAATGGTTGATTGAAAAAGATGCATTGGACATTATTCAACCGGATATTTTTTACTTTGGGGGAATGATTCGGTCCATGAGAGTTTCAAAAATGGCCGCAATAAAAGGAAAAGATTGTACGCCACATATTTCCGGATCGGGGCTAGGTTATTTATACATGTTACATTTTGTTTCAGCAATTCCTAATGCTGGACCCTTTCATGAGTTTAAAGGTCTGAACCAAGAAATTCCCTTTGAATGCGCGACTTCTGACCTTTCGATAATCAATGGAATGGTTAGCGTTCCTACCGGAGCCGGCTTGGGAGTGACATTAGATCCGGATTTTGTGAAGGCACATAAAAAAGTAAAGGGCTGA
- a CDS encoding arylsulfatase codes for MNKPSLFLSLGLFTLSLIGCNSTQETNTDSEPTLSKPNIIYILADDLGYGDLSFNGQEHISTPNIDKLAKEGLFFNQHYSGSTVCAPSRSTLVSGFHTGNAPVRGNYEIQPEGQYPLPDSVFTIFESLKAEGYATGAFGKWGLGYPGSEGDPNKQGVDVFFGYNCQRMGHNYYPFHLWDNQDSVVLEGNAGKNLEEYGPELIHSKTLDFISENKENPFFLYVPTIIPHAELIVPEDIMENYRGRFEEKPYQGVDEGPDYKIGGYMSQEEPRAAFVAMVELLDKQVGEIVGKLEELGIRDNTLIIFTSDNGPHKEGGADPDFFNSNGPWKGYKRDLYEGGIRVPMIANWPGKIKPGKTDHISAFWDIYPTLSALTGSELPGKTDGISFEPTLLGKSNEQKQHEYLYWEFIEQGGKQAIRQGKWKAIRLNLRKDNNPPIELYNLEEDPGEENNIAEKHPDLVKSFKALMEENHTPNPVFKLYASELDK; via the coding sequence ATGAACAAACCTTCTCTCTTTTTAAGTCTTGGCTTGTTTACCCTTTCTTTGATTGGGTGTAACTCAACACAAGAAACCAACACAGATTCCGAACCTACGTTATCCAAACCAAACATCATTTATATATTGGCTGATGATTTAGGCTATGGTGATTTAAGTTTTAATGGACAGGAACATATTTCCACGCCAAATATTGATAAACTGGCTAAGGAAGGCTTGTTTTTTAACCAACATTATTCCGGCTCAACGGTGTGCGCACCTTCTAGAAGTACTTTGGTTTCGGGTTTTCATACGGGGAATGCTCCGGTAAGGGGCAATTATGAAATTCAACCTGAAGGCCAATATCCGCTACCCGACTCTGTCTTCACAATTTTTGAGTCTTTGAAGGCAGAAGGTTATGCCACAGGTGCTTTTGGTAAGTGGGGGCTAGGCTATCCGGGTTCTGAAGGAGATCCGAACAAACAAGGAGTAGATGTGTTTTTTGGATATAACTGCCAACGAATGGGGCATAATTATTACCCATTTCATCTTTGGGACAATCAAGACTCAGTAGTTTTGGAAGGAAATGCCGGTAAAAATCTTGAGGAATACGGTCCTGAACTTATCCATTCAAAGACATTGGATTTCATATCAGAAAATAAAGAAAATCCCTTTTTCCTTTATGTACCCACTATTATCCCACATGCAGAATTAATAGTTCCTGAAGATATTATGGAAAATTATCGGGGCAGATTTGAAGAAAAACCTTACCAAGGAGTAGATGAAGGTCCTGATTATAAAATTGGAGGCTATATGTCTCAGGAAGAGCCTCGAGCTGCCTTTGTTGCCATGGTGGAATTATTGGATAAACAAGTTGGAGAAATCGTGGGCAAACTTGAAGAACTAGGAATTAGGGACAATACGCTTATTATTTTTACTTCAGATAATGGTCCCCATAAGGAAGGGGGAGCGGATCCCGATTTTTTCAATAGCAATGGTCCGTGGAAAGGGTATAAAAGAGATTTATATGAAGGTGGTATCAGGGTTCCAATGATCGCCAATTGGCCTGGGAAAATTAAACCTGGCAAAACAGATCATATCTCTGCTTTCTGGGATATTTATCCAACCCTTTCTGCTCTAACAGGAAGTGAATTACCCGGTAAGACAGATGGTATTTCCTTTGAGCCTACGCTTTTGGGCAAAAGTAACGAACAAAAACAACATGAGTATTTATACTGGGAATTTATTGAGCAAGGAGGAAAACAAGCTATTAGACAAGGAAAATGGAAGGCTATTAGACTTAATCTAAGAAAAGACAATAACCCTCCAATTGAGTTATACAATTTGGAAGAAGACCCTGGCGAAGAAAATAATATAGCTGAAAAGCATCCTGATTTGGTGAAATCATTCAAAGCATTAATGGAGGAAAACCATACACCCAATCCGGTTTTTAAGTTGTATGCCTCAGAACTTGATAAGTAA
- a CDS encoding sulfatase has protein sequence MIKLSKLSLVSFYLLCLGCFSCSSEKVDTSEKAPNVLFILVDDMGYADLGYSGSTFYETPNIDNLAKDSWQFTNGYSGSRVCSPARATIMTGQFTASHGITDWIGAKTGENWRTHNRHDPMLPADYVYQLPKESTTLAEAFKANGYNTFFAGKWHLGDEGSYPEDHGFDENIGGWDKGSPSGGFFAPYTNPKLKNGPDGENLTIRLANEVANFMDRSKDEPFLAFLSFYAVHAPVQTSKKKWSKYRDKAEAMGIAEKGFEMGEKLPYRTVQDNPNYAGLVEYVDDAVGIVMDQLESLGLAENTIVVFTSDNGGVVAGDAFATSNLFVKGGKGHHWEGGVRVPYLIKVPGTQPKNPVDYPVVGADFLPTLLDYLPNKVAVSQEIEGRSLKPIIEGEALEERPIFWHYPHYGNQGGVPSAMVRKGDWKLIRYFEDGHEELYRIPDDPFEENELSVASPDIKTSLSNLLSNYLNDKEVLMPSPDEAFDKSLFDERRHQMENELMPRLEKQRLDFLDKNWQPNEDWWGSEAGE, from the coding sequence ATGATTAAATTATCCAAATTAAGTTTAGTAAGCTTTTACTTGCTATGTCTGGGGTGCTTTTCATGTTCTTCAGAAAAAGTAGACACCTCAGAAAAGGCTCCAAATGTGTTGTTTATCCTAGTGGATGACATGGGATATGCGGACCTAGGATATTCAGGATCTACATTTTATGAGACACCTAATATCGATAACTTGGCCAAAGATAGTTGGCAATTTACCAATGGATATTCAGGAAGTAGGGTATGCAGTCCTGCCCGAGCCACAATTATGACCGGGCAGTTCACAGCCAGTCATGGCATTACTGATTGGATAGGAGCAAAGACAGGAGAAAATTGGAGAACACACAATAGGCATGACCCCATGCTTCCTGCAGATTATGTTTACCAGTTGCCCAAAGAGAGTACCACCTTGGCAGAAGCTTTCAAAGCCAATGGATACAATACTTTTTTTGCCGGAAAATGGCATTTGGGAGATGAGGGTAGTTATCCTGAAGATCATGGATTTGATGAAAACATTGGTGGATGGGATAAAGGCTCCCCTTCAGGAGGTTTTTTTGCACCCTACACCAACCCCAAATTGAAAAATGGACCCGATGGAGAAAATCTCACCATCCGATTGGCAAATGAAGTGGCCAATTTTATGGACAGAAGTAAAGATGAACCGTTTTTGGCTTTTTTGTCCTTTTATGCCGTACATGCTCCGGTTCAAACCAGCAAAAAGAAATGGTCTAAATATAGAGACAAAGCTGAGGCCATGGGTATCGCTGAAAAAGGTTTTGAAATGGGAGAAAAACTTCCGTATAGAACTGTTCAGGACAACCCCAATTACGCAGGTTTGGTGGAATATGTGGATGATGCTGTAGGAATAGTAATGGATCAGTTAGAAAGTTTGGGGCTTGCAGAAAACACCATCGTGGTATTTACCTCAGACAATGGGGGAGTTGTTGCAGGAGATGCATTTGCCACCTCCAACCTGTTCGTTAAGGGAGGAAAAGGTCACCATTGGGAAGGGGGCGTTCGTGTACCCTATTTGATAAAAGTTCCGGGAACACAACCAAAAAATCCTGTTGATTATCCGGTAGTGGGGGCAGATTTTTTACCTACTTTATTGGATTATCTTCCAAACAAAGTAGCTGTTTCGCAGGAGATTGAAGGGAGAAGCTTGAAACCCATAATTGAAGGGGAAGCTCTGGAAGAACGACCTATATTTTGGCATTATCCTCACTATGGCAACCAAGGAGGAGTCCCTTCTGCCATGGTGAGAAAAGGAGACTGGAAATTGATTAGATATTTTGAAGATGGTCATGAGGAATTGTATCGTATACCCGATGACCCATTTGAGGAAAATGAGCTTTCAGTGGCTTCTCCTGACATTAAGACCTCCTTGTCCAACTTACTTTCCAATTACCTAAATGATAAGGAAGTATTGATGCCAAGTCCGGATGAAGCCTTCGATAAATCCTTATTTGATGAAAGACGCCATCAAATGGAAAATGAATTGATGCCTCGACTAGAAAAACAACGACTTGATTTCTTAGATAAAAACTGGCAACCCAATGAAGATTGGTGGGGTAGTGAAGCCGGGGAATAG